A single genomic interval of Aedes aegypti strain LVP_AGWG chromosome 1, AaegL5.0 Primary Assembly, whole genome shotgun sequence harbors:
- the LOC110674081 gene encoding uncharacterized protein LOC110674081, with the protein MVQHGRCNANEWIFDSGTSSHMCREKAILKEAKEVSDSVAVANSMETPVVAKGNVTIKVDVGGATEILDVSEVLCIPDLAMNLLSVHKICSRGHRVVFTNDVCKVIDRSGHVVAVGEQQGGLYRLRQSGRNVTCMTAPKEDIG; encoded by the coding sequence ATGGTGCAGCACGGTCGTTGCAATGCGAACGAGTGGATCTTCGATTCTGGTACGTCATCACACATGTGCCGGGAAAAGGCGATCCTGAAAGAAGCAAAAGAGGTGAGTGATAGTGTCGCAGTAGCAAACAGCATGGAGACGCCTGTAGTTGCCAAGGGCAACGTAACGATCAAAGTAGACGTAGGCGGAGCAACTGAAATACTTGACGTTTCGGAGGTACTGTGCATTCCCGACCTGGCCATGAATTTGCTGTCAGTGCACAAGATTTGCAGCCGTGGCCATCGTGTGGTATTCACCAACGACGTGTGTAAAGTCATCGACCGCAGCGGCCATGTGGTGGCTGTTGGAGAGCAACAAGGCGGACTTTATCGGCTTCGCCAAAGTGGAAGAAATGTTACATGCATGACCGCGCCGAAGGAAGATATCGGATGA
- the LOC110674830 gene encoding ras-related protein Rab-27A, with product MTATAIDYDYLIKFLTIGDSGVGKTSFLYQYTDGVFHTKFISTVGIDFREKRVLYNSNGINHRIHLQLWDTAGQERFRSLTTAFYRDSMGFILIFDITNEQSFLDVQSWMEQLKQHAYCEDPDIVLCGNKADLDHKRVISETRAQCLADKYQIDYIETSAFTGHNVAAAVELLLEKVMKRIETIVLSSTIQARRGVPKLFVDTKNPPVKLEGANGTEKPSGCRC from the exons ATGACGGCAACAGCGATAGATTACGACTACCTTATCAAGTTTCTGACCATCGGCGACTCGGGCGTTGGAAAGACGAGCTTCCTCTATCAGTACACAGACGGCGTGTTTCACACCAAGTTCATCTCGACGGTGGGGATTGATTTCCGCGAGAAACGTGTC TTGTACAACTCGAACGGCATCAACCACCGGATACACCTGCAGCTATGGGACACGGCCGGTCAGGAGCGCTTCCGAAGTCTGACCACCGCTTTCTACCGGGACTCGATGGGCTTCATCCTGATCTTCGACATCACCAACGAGCAGAGCTTCCTGGATGTGCAAAGTTGGATGGAACAGCTGAAGCAGCACGCCTACTGCGAAGACCCGGACATTGTGCTGTGCGGAAACAAGGCCGACTTGGATCACAAACGGGTCATCAGCGAAACGAGGGCCCAATGCTTGGCGGATAAGTACCAAATCGATTACATTGAGACGAGTGCTTTTACGGGGCACAATGTGGCCGCCGCTGTGGAATTGCTGCTGGAGAAGGTCATGAAACGGATCGAAACCATAGTGCTGAGTTCGACGATACAGGCCCGGAGGGGCGTTCCGAAGTTGTTTGTGGATACGAAGAATCCGCCGGTCAAGCTGGAAGGCGCGAATGGGACGGAGAAACCTTCCGGATGCCGGTGTTAG